Proteins from a single region of Murdochiella vaginalis:
- a CDS encoding ECF transporter S component codes for MQSQHTTVDQRNGWAVQSTLLQQLKDATRIRNIVKIGALGALGFVLMELFQLPMPFAPAFMKVDFGDVPGLIGGFAMGPVAGFLIQLIKNILKLFTSETVGVGELSNLIVGTTFVLVSSIIYRRSHTKKGAIISLIAGSLAMSCVAVLSNTFFIFPAYAAAIQLDLDVLATQIGAANGLVSNYMTLMLFSVFPFNLVKTFLESVVTFLLYKRISPILKRWS; via the coding sequence ATGCAATCACAACATACGACTGTGGATCAAAGAAATGGATGGGCGGTGCAGAGTACATTGTTACAGCAACTTAAGGATGCAACGCGTATCCGCAACATTGTAAAAATTGGCGCATTGGGCGCTTTGGGTTTTGTTCTTATGGAGCTGTTTCAGCTTCCGATGCCCTTCGCCCCGGCTTTTATGAAAGTGGATTTCGGAGACGTTCCCGGCTTGATCGGCGGTTTCGCTATGGGACCGGTGGCGGGCTTCCTCATTCAGCTCATTAAAAATATTTTGAAATTATTTACGTCTGAGACCGTCGGCGTCGGCGAATTATCCAACCTGATCGTGGGCACCACCTTTGTGCTGGTTTCCTCCATCATCTATCGTCGTTCGCATACCAAAAAAGGCGCCATCATCAGTTTGATCGCCGGATCCTTAGCGATGAGCTGTGTGGCCGTTCTCTCCAATACGTTTTTTATCTTTCCGGCGTATGCTGCGGCGATTCAGTTAGATTTGGATGTGCTGGCCACCCAGATTGGGGCAGCTAACGGGTTGGTGTCAAATTATATGACCTTGATGCTCTTTTCGGTCTTCCCGTTCAATCTGGTGAAGACGTTCCTCGAGAGTGTCGTGACGTTCTTGCTCTATAAGCGCATTTCACCGATTCTCAAGCGCTGGTCATAG
- the tsaE gene encoding tRNA (adenosine(37)-N6)-threonylcarbamoyltransferase complex ATPase subunit type 1 TsaE yields the protein MASKQAMQEWSERFAHTLRPGDVVSLEGTLGAGKTQLVQWMAQALGADRPASSPTFSLVNHYRTSKGSLYHLDLYRLETPQELEDIDYETYFYPEEAITFLEWAEKAEEYLPHGLIHVQIIVKEGEAREVNVWRD from the coding sequence ATGGCTTCCAAACAAGCGATGCAGGAATGGAGTGAACGCTTTGCGCACACGCTGCGTCCGGGCGATGTCGTCTCTTTAGAGGGCACGTTGGGCGCGGGGAAAACGCAGCTGGTGCAGTGGATGGCGCAAGCGCTTGGTGCGGATCGTCCGGCCTCGTCTCCAACCTTCTCGCTGGTGAATCACTACCGAACGTCGAAGGGAAGCCTCTATCATCTGGATCTCTACCGATTGGAGACCCCGCAGGAGCTGGAAGATATCGATTACGAGACGTATTTCTATCCGGAAGAGGCCATCACGTTTTTGGAATGGGCTGAAAAGGCGGAGGAGTATCTTCCGCACGGTTTGATCCATGTGCAGATCATAGTGAAAGAGGGGGAAGCAAGGGAGGTGAACGTATGGCGAGACTGA
- the tsaB gene encoding tRNA (adenosine(37)-N6)-threonylcarbamoyltransferase complex dimerization subunit type 1 TsaB: MARLIGADTSTRATGVAIAETGKPLRTTVVEQDRLRAEELLSVMDALCRESGLQAADADAFVVGIGPGSFTGLRIGVTMMKTMAQFTNRPILGVSTLQALAHAAHVQHHAHLFVPVIDARANRLFASVYRTEPDGSLQSILPEGLYTEEQLQNFLHREQELFEKGQEEIPFICWAGAGIARHSALSDAFSSQKCVVLSDPAASSPIAAMMDIAAARFARGESDDVLRLVPNYQRKSQAELDRERHEDPERKKARCNEQTLRLRCMTEEDLPMIHQLEREAFQKAWSAKQLKDELTHPCNTALVAETDRGILGYSFSSDIAGEASLNRIAVAKEYRQCGIAKRLMERFLADIQQEGAEEAFLEVNERNAAAKALYQSFGFVVVGKRHQYYAEEMADALIMRCVLPKKKEGGEECHADFSH, encoded by the coding sequence ATGGCGAGACTGATTGGAGCCGATACCTCCACGCGTGCAACGGGAGTAGCCATTGCCGAGACCGGCAAGCCGCTACGCACGACGGTGGTGGAACAGGATCGCTTGCGAGCAGAGGAGCTCTTAAGCGTTATGGACGCCCTTTGTCGTGAAAGCGGATTGCAGGCAGCCGACGCCGATGCGTTTGTTGTAGGCATCGGACCCGGATCTTTCACCGGTCTTCGCATCGGCGTGACGATGATGAAGACCATGGCACAATTTACGAACCGCCCGATTTTAGGCGTATCCACCTTGCAGGCGCTTGCGCATGCAGCCCATGTGCAACATCATGCCCATCTTTTTGTTCCCGTCATCGACGCGCGGGCCAACCGCCTCTTTGCGTCGGTTTATCGCACCGAACCGGACGGATCGCTGCAAAGCATCTTACCGGAAGGTTTATACACCGAAGAACAGCTGCAGAACTTTTTGCATCGCGAGCAAGAGCTTTTTGAAAAGGGACAAGAGGAAATTCCCTTTATTTGCTGGGCGGGAGCAGGTATCGCACGCCATTCGGCGCTTTCGGATGCCTTTTCTTCGCAAAAGTGCGTGGTGCTTTCCGATCCGGCAGCCTCATCGCCCATTGCAGCCATGATGGATATTGCTGCGGCCCGTTTTGCGAGGGGAGAAAGCGATGATGTCTTGCGCCTGGTGCCGAATTATCAACGCAAATCGCAGGCGGAATTGGATCGAGAGCGTCATGAGGATCCGGAACGTAAGAAGGCCCGCTGCAATGAACAAACGCTGCGCCTTCGCTGCATGACGGAAGAGGATCTGCCTATGATCCACCAGCTGGAACGGGAAGCGTTTCAAAAGGCCTGGTCTGCAAAACAGTTGAAGGACGAACTGACGCATCCATGCAATACGGCATTGGTTGCGGAAACGGATCGCGGCATTCTGGGATACTCTTTTTCGTCCGATATTGCCGGAGAGGCCAGTCTCAACCGCATTGCCGTGGCAAAGGAATATCGTCAATGCGGTATAGCCAAGCGCTTGATGGAGCGCTTTCTGGCCGATATTCAACAGGAAGGCGCCGAGGAGGCGTTTTTGGAAGTCAACGAGCGCAATGCTGCAGCCAAGGCCTTATATCAGTCATTCGGATTTGTCGTCGTAGGAAAACGCCATCAGTATTATGCAGAAGAAATGGCAGATGCGCTGATTATGCGTTGCGTATTGCCGAAAAAGAAGGAAGGCGGGGAGGAATGCCATGCGGATTTTAGCCATTGA
- the tsaD gene encoding tRNA (adenosine(37)-N6)-threonylcarbamoyltransferase complex transferase subunit TsaD, which produces MRILAIESSCDETSVAVLRDGREICSQIISSQIKDHAIFGGVVPEIASRKHLEAINPLLEAVLREAHVRAEELDLIAVTRGPGLVGALLVGISAAKAMAYVRNIPIVGVNHMEGHLCANYLAHPELEPPFLGLVVSGGHTYLCVVEDYAHYEVVGSTVDDAAGESFDKVSRVLGLGYPGGPKIQRIAAQGNPQAFAFPRAMSSKEDGYAFSFSGLKTAVINEVHHREQQNLPIPVADIAASFQQAVIDVLVQKAEHLLEAMPKYKTFCLAGGVAANRPLQEALSAMCAKHDTRFFVPPAVLCTDNAAMIGCAGYYQYQQRGASSLDFAADPDLGL; this is translated from the coding sequence ATGCGGATTTTAGCCATTGAATCTTCCTGTGACGAGACCAGCGTTGCCGTGCTGCGCGACGGACGAGAGATATGCAGTCAGATTATTTCTTCGCAGATCAAGGATCATGCGATCTTTGGCGGCGTGGTACCGGAAATTGCCTCACGCAAACACCTGGAGGCCATCAATCCGCTCTTGGAGGCGGTGCTTCGGGAAGCCCATGTGCGGGCGGAGGAGTTAGATCTCATTGCGGTCACGCGGGGGCCGGGGCTTGTGGGAGCACTTTTAGTCGGCATTTCCGCTGCCAAGGCGATGGCCTATGTGCGCAACATTCCCATCGTCGGCGTGAATCATATGGAAGGCCATCTTTGTGCCAATTATTTGGCGCATCCGGAACTGGAGCCACCCTTTCTCGGGCTGGTCGTCTCGGGCGGACACACCTATCTTTGTGTCGTAGAGGATTATGCGCATTATGAAGTCGTCGGCTCGACGGTGGACGATGCGGCAGGGGAAAGCTTCGATAAAGTCTCCCGCGTTTTGGGACTGGGCTATCCCGGCGGACCGAAAATTCAACGCATCGCGGCACAGGGAAATCCGCAAGCCTTTGCCTTTCCCCGTGCGATGTCTTCGAAAGAAGACGGCTATGCATTCAGCTTTAGCGGATTGAAGACGGCGGTTATCAATGAAGTGCATCATCGCGAGCAGCAGAATCTGCCCATTCCGGTGGCGGATATTGCGGCCTCGTTTCAACAGGCGGTGATTGACGTGCTGGTTCAAAAAGCAGAGCATCTGTTGGAAGCCATGCCGAAGTACAAGACCTTTTGTCTGGCCGGTGGCGTTGCGGCGAATCGTCCGCTGCAGGAGGCACTTTCCGCCATGTGCGCGAAACACGATACGCGCTTTTTCGTCCCGCCGGCGGTGCTTTGCACGGATAACGCGGCCATGATCGGCTGCGCCGGCTATTATCAATATCAGCAACGGGGCGCATCATCACTGGATTTTGCAGCCGATCCCGACTTAGGACTGTAG
- a CDS encoding phosphatase: protein MHALMDLHTHTLASVHAYSTLTENAREAKKNGLEILGMSDHGYGMPNTTLPVYWMNLSVIPPYLEGVRILRGIEMNICDMQGSLFEEDVIGKTDYIIASLHGNIFDFGKTRATDFTSVYVKAMERYPEINILGHPDDARYPIDYEVLVKACKEHNVAMEVNCSSLDPNSFRKNAEENQRCYIPLCKAYEVPIIIDSDAHMSTAVGDFTAAEELLKELDFPEELIINTSWDKLENLLGYTI, encoded by the coding sequence ATGCACGCCTTAATGGATTTACATACGCATACGCTGGCCAGCGTTCATGCCTATTCTACATTGACGGAAAATGCCCGCGAGGCGAAGAAGAACGGCCTGGAAATACTGGGTATGTCCGATCACGGCTACGGAATGCCCAACACAACGTTGCCGGTATATTGGATGAATCTGTCGGTTATTCCGCCATATCTGGAAGGGGTGCGCATTTTACGCGGCATTGAAATGAATATCTGCGATATGCAGGGCTCTCTTTTCGAGGAAGATGTCATCGGCAAAACGGATTACATCATCGCTTCCCTTCATGGCAATATTTTTGATTTTGGAAAAACGCGTGCTACGGATTTTACGTCGGTGTATGTAAAGGCGATGGAGCGCTATCCGGAAATCAATATTCTCGGGCATCCGGACGATGCGCGCTATCCCATAGATTACGAAGTGTTGGTGAAAGCCTGCAAGGAACACAATGTTGCCATGGAAGTCAATTGCTCTTCTTTGGATCCCAACAGCTTTCGCAAGAATGCAGAGGAGAATCAGCGTTGCTACATTCCTCTTTGCAAGGCTTATGAAGTACCCATTATCATCGACAGCGATGCGCATATGAGTACAGCGGTCGGCGATTTTACGGCGGCGGAAGAGCTGTTAAAAGAGTTGGATTTTCCGGAGGAGCTCATCATCAACACATCCTGGGATAAGCTGGAGAATCTTCTGGGCTACACCATTTAG
- a CDS encoding ATP-dependent helicase — MEYENLNRAQREVVLAEDRALLVLAGAGSGKTRVLTTKIVRLLEEKDVAPWHVLAFTFTNKAAQEMRDRVEHALGRSTSGMWMGTFHSICARLLRQEIGILGYGSDFTIYDTADQRTLIKQLLKEQQANQELRPQTVLSRISDYKNRGVSVDEVLENATMDREKVIARIFKRYEAEKKKNNALDFDDLILKAIAVLQNEEVRQRYQEKFTHIFVDEYQDTNHPQYELIHLLTGKDACICVVGDADQSIYGWRGADIRNILSFERDFPGARTILLEQNYRSTSHILDAANQLIAHNKERKAKNLWTANGEGEVVQFRCVQSENEEAALVASKMREEEQHGVAWENMAILYRTNAQSRPFEDALLREGIPYRVIGGLKFYDRAEIKDLVAYMNLLINPLDDVAFARVVNQPKRGIGEATIQKLREEALTMGMSLLQALQEQETLGSLTPAQRNKLLAFSDLLADLNEKREELTLTKWTEYLYEKTGYRAMLESGATLEDRTRMENVGAFLDAVSLYEEEEEEPSLVAYLQSLSLLSDLDKTEEKEKGANLLTIHSAKGLEFEVVFVVGLEEGLFPSRRSMEEGNLEEERRLLYVAMTRAMRRLYLSQAQSRRVFGTPMAAMPSSFLKELEGKIEAEDIPSVLDRANVYDRNYARRSNTADPKLREEYDRKREAFREKIREQQKLRDKELTSVFRVGDAVQHRKFGHGTVISVVPQPNGDEVTVAFEGKGIKRLNAALAPMQKK; from the coding sequence ATGGAATACGAAAACCTTAACCGCGCGCAGCGAGAAGTTGTATTGGCGGAGGATCGCGCCTTACTGGTATTGGCCGGCGCGGGCTCCGGAAAAACGCGGGTGCTGACGACAAAAATTGTGCGTCTGTTGGAAGAGAAGGATGTCGCGCCTTGGCACGTACTGGCGTTTACCTTTACGAATAAAGCGGCGCAGGAGATGCGCGATCGTGTGGAACACGCTTTGGGGCGCAGCACGAGCGGCATGTGGATGGGCACCTTTCACTCGATCTGTGCGCGCCTATTGCGGCAGGAGATAGGCATCCTCGGCTACGGCTCGGATTTTACGATCTATGATACGGCGGATCAGCGCACGTTGATCAAACAGTTGTTGAAAGAACAACAGGCAAACCAGGAGCTTCGCCCGCAGACGGTGCTTTCCCGTATTTCGGATTATAAAAATCGCGGCGTGAGCGTGGACGAGGTTTTAGAAAATGCCACGATGGATCGCGAGAAGGTGATTGCTCGCATTTTTAAGCGCTACGAGGCGGAGAAAAAGAAAAACAATGCCCTGGATTTTGACGATCTGATTTTGAAAGCCATTGCGGTTTTGCAAAACGAGGAGGTGCGTCAACGGTATCAGGAAAAATTTACGCATATTTTTGTAGATGAATATCAGGATACCAATCATCCGCAGTACGAATTAATTCATTTGTTGACCGGTAAAGACGCGTGCATCTGCGTGGTGGGCGATGCGGATCAGTCCATCTACGGCTGGCGCGGCGCGGATATCCGCAACATTCTGTCGTTCGAACGCGATTTTCCGGGGGCGCGTACCATTTTATTGGAACAGAACTACCGTTCCACCTCGCATATTTTGGATGCCGCAAACCAGCTGATTGCCCATAATAAGGAGCGCAAGGCCAAAAATCTCTGGACAGCGAATGGTGAAGGGGAAGTGGTGCAATTTCGCTGCGTGCAAAGTGAAAACGAGGAAGCTGCCCTGGTTGCCTCAAAAATGCGCGAGGAGGAACAGCACGGCGTGGCATGGGAAAACATGGCGATCCTATATCGCACCAATGCCCAGTCGCGTCCGTTTGAAGATGCATTATTGCGGGAAGGCATTCCTTATCGCGTGATCGGAGGGCTTAAATTCTACGATCGCGCGGAAATCAAGGATCTGGTCGCGTACATGAATTTGCTCATCAATCCGTTGGATGATGTTGCGTTCGCGCGCGTCGTCAACCAGCCCAAGCGCGGCATCGGGGAGGCGACGATACAGAAGCTGCGTGAAGAAGCGCTCACCATGGGTATGTCGCTTTTACAGGCGCTACAGGAGCAAGAGACGCTCGGTTCGCTCACTCCTGCACAGCGCAATAAACTTCTGGCCTTTTCCGATCTTCTTGCCGACCTCAATGAAAAGCGGGAGGAGCTGACGCTCACCAAATGGACAGAATACCTCTATGAGAAAACGGGGTATCGTGCGATGTTGGAATCCGGCGCAACACTGGAAGATCGCACACGTATGGAGAATGTCGGGGCCTTTTTGGATGCGGTTTCGCTCTATGAAGAGGAAGAGGAAGAACCCTCTTTAGTGGCGTATTTACAAAGCCTTTCGCTTCTTTCCGACTTGGATAAAACCGAGGAAAAAGAGAAGGGTGCGAATCTGCTGACCATTCATTCCGCGAAGGGGCTGGAATTTGAGGTGGTCTTTGTAGTCGGATTGGAAGAAGGCCTTTTTCCCAGTCGCCGTTCCATGGAAGAAGGCAATCTGGAGGAGGAACGCCGACTGCTGTATGTGGCGATGACGCGCGCCATGCGGCGTCTCTATTTGTCGCAAGCCCAGAGCCGCCGCGTTTTCGGCACGCCCATGGCGGCCATGCCGTCTTCTTTTCTGAAAGAATTGGAAGGCAAGATCGAGGCGGAGGATATTCCGTCGGTACTGGATCGCGCGAACGTCTATGATCGTAATTATGCGCGGCGCAGCAATACGGCGGATCCGAAGCTGCGGGAAGAGTATGATCGCAAACGCGAAGCGTTTCGGGAAAAGATTCGCGAGCAGCAGAAATTGCGCGACAAGGAGTTGACGAGTGTCTTTCGTGTGGGGGATGCGGTACAGCATCGAAAATTTGGCCACGGCACGGTCATTTCCGTGGTGCCGCAACCGAACGGCGACGAAGTGACGGTCGCATTTGAAGGCAAAGGTATCAAGAGGCTGAATGCGGCGCTTGCGCCCATGCAAAAGAAGTAG
- the ligA gene encoding NAD-dependent DNA ligase LigA, with protein sequence MDSKIAKRMQELVETLNRLNVQYYTLDDPLVSDAEYDALYDELLALEKETGVVLPASPTQRVGGEILQKFTKHRHLAPLFSLGKTRTEEEVRKWMADVETAVERYNAEHPGKPLPKPEYFAELKFDGLTVNLTYRNGILVMASSRGNGIIGEEILAQVRTIPTIPLQIPFRGTLEVQGEGIMPRSALRRYNETADEPLKNERNAAAGALRSLDPSVAASRRLDAFFYQVGYWENADGTEETDDAAKHAASGTDDRFAEAPFTTEEEMFHFLRANHFQVHPFLRRCHNAEEVLSAIREVKTLREEIDVETDGVVIKVNDLRTREYMGFTAKFPRWAIAFKFPPQEVTTTLEAVEWNVGRTGKVTPTAVLDPVDIGGAKVSRATLNNYDDILRKGVRLHAKVKLRRSNEVIPEILETIETPGVQTEAIAKPTHCPACGAELIYDRVHIYCPNSLSCRPQLISRLVHFASRNAMNIEGLSEKTLEKLLDSGFHEMADLYRITAADLLQLENFKEKKTQNLLAAIEASKHPHFAAFLFALGIPEVGERTAGDLASHFASFDALRHASVEELMTIPDIGETTASNIVEFFHDAHIADAIDALLAQGIVLDYPEKKAASALWLANQKIVVTGTIEGWTRSALEKAIQAAGGRAQGSVSAKTDLVLAGEAAGSKRQKALDLSIPLLEGEELKQWLQKLK encoded by the coding sequence ATGGATTCCAAGATTGCCAAACGGATGCAGGAGTTGGTGGAAACCCTCAATCGGCTGAACGTGCAGTATTATACTCTCGACGATCCGCTTGTTAGCGACGCGGAATATGATGCACTTTATGATGAGTTGCTTGCCTTGGAAAAAGAAACGGGCGTGGTGCTTCCTGCATCGCCGACTCAGCGTGTGGGCGGCGAAATTTTACAGAAATTTACCAAGCACCGTCACCTGGCGCCTTTGTTTTCGTTGGGCAAGACCCGAACCGAGGAAGAGGTTCGAAAGTGGATGGCCGACGTGGAAACGGCGGTGGAACGCTATAATGCGGAGCATCCTGGGAAGCCGCTTCCGAAGCCGGAATATTTTGCCGAGCTTAAATTCGACGGACTGACGGTCAATCTCACGTATCGTAACGGAATTCTTGTCATGGCTTCTTCCCGGGGGAACGGGATCATCGGTGAGGAAATTCTCGCGCAGGTGCGCACCATCCCCACGATTCCGCTGCAGATTCCGTTTCGGGGAACCTTGGAGGTGCAGGGAGAAGGCATTATGCCGCGTTCCGCTCTGCGCCGCTACAACGAAACGGCGGACGAGCCGCTGAAAAATGAACGCAATGCGGCCGCCGGCGCGCTGCGCTCGTTGGATCCTTCCGTTGCCGCTTCTCGCCGACTGGACGCGTTTTTCTATCAGGTGGGCTATTGGGAAAATGCGGATGGCACGGAAGAAACGGACGACGCGGCGAAACACGCTGCATCCGGCACAGACGATCGGTTTGCCGAAGCGCCATTCACCACAGAAGAGGAAATGTTTCATTTCTTGCGCGCCAATCATTTTCAGGTGCATCCCTTTTTGCGCCGTTGCCACAATGCGGAAGAAGTGTTGTCCGCGATTCGCGAGGTGAAAACGCTGCGCGAGGAAATCGATGTGGAAACGGATGGAGTCGTTATTAAGGTGAATGATCTGCGCACGCGTGAATACATGGGATTTACGGCGAAATTTCCACGCTGGGCGATTGCTTTTAAATTTCCGCCCCAAGAAGTGACGACGACGTTGGAGGCGGTGGAATGGAATGTGGGGCGCACGGGAAAAGTTACGCCTACTGCCGTTTTGGATCCCGTGGACATTGGCGGGGCCAAGGTGTCGCGCGCGACGCTCAATAACTACGATGATATTTTGCGCAAAGGGGTACGATTGCATGCAAAGGTCAAGCTTCGCCGTTCCAACGAGGTGATTCCGGAGATTTTGGAAACCATAGAAACACCGGGTGTTCAGACCGAGGCGATTGCAAAGCCGACCCATTGTCCGGCATGCGGCGCGGAGCTTATTTATGATCGTGTGCATATCTATTGTCCCAATTCCCTTTCCTGCCGTCCGCAGCTGATCTCGCGCCTGGTGCATTTTGCATCCCGCAATGCGATGAATATCGAGGGGCTTTCGGAGAAAACGCTGGAGAAGCTCTTGGATTCCGGCTTCCACGAGATGGCGGATCTGTACCGCATTACGGCGGCGGATCTTTTGCAGTTGGAAAATTTTAAGGAAAAGAAAACACAAAATCTGCTTGCGGCGATTGAAGCCTCTAAACATCCGCACTTTGCGGCTTTTCTCTTTGCTCTCGGCATTCCCGAGGTGGGAGAGCGTACCGCCGGCGATCTGGCCTCCCATTTTGCATCGTTTGACGCCTTGCGTCACGCTTCGGTAGAGGAGTTGATGACTATTCCGGATATCGGAGAGACGACGGCATCCAATATCGTGGAATTTTTCCATGACGCCCATATTGCCGATGCGATCGATGCGCTGCTTGCGCAGGGCATTGTGTTGGATTATCCTGAAAAAAAGGCTGCAAGTGCGCTATGGTTGGCGAATCAGAAAATTGTCGTCACCGGAACGATCGAAGGTTGGACGCGCAGCGCTTTGGAGAAAGCGATTCAAGCGGCGGGCGGACGAGCACAGGGCTCGGTTTCAGCTAAAACGGACTTGGTGTTGGCCGGTGAAGCAGCCGGCTCGAAGCGCCAGAAAGCGCTGGATCTTTCCATTCCTCTTTTGGAAGGAGAGGAATTGAAACAGTGGTTGCAGAAATTGAAATAA
- the rdgB gene encoding RdgB/HAM1 family non-canonical purine NTP pyrophosphatase codes for MNEKITILLSTGNPDKAKELRALLGDRFLVKTKTEAGFADLDIDETGSTLAENARLKVSGLYHALLLAGENPDTYWLLADDTGLFVDALKGRPGIYAARYAGPHATYQDNVDKLLGEMQGVAWAHRGAHFKTVIALCRNGITETVEGVLDGRILEMPRGANGFGYDPVFYIPEEGRTLAEMTDEEKNHVSHRSRAYRALLAQLAQEEKGERL; via the coding sequence ATGAACGAGAAAATTACAATTCTTCTTTCCACCGGAAATCCGGATAAAGCGAAGGAGCTTCGCGCGCTTCTGGGAGATCGCTTTTTGGTGAAAACGAAGACGGAAGCAGGCTTTGCCGATTTGGACATTGATGAAACGGGAAGCACATTGGCGGAAAACGCGCGTCTGAAAGTGAGCGGTCTCTATCATGCGCTGCTTTTGGCGGGCGAAAATCCGGATACCTACTGGCTTTTGGCGGATGACACCGGTCTTTTCGTGGATGCTCTCAAGGGACGTCCGGGCATTTATGCGGCGCGCTATGCCGGCCCGCACGCCACATATCAGGACAATGTTGATAAGCTGCTGGGTGAAATGCAGGGCGTGGCATGGGCACATCGCGGCGCACACTTTAAGACGGTCATTGCGCTTTGCCGCAACGGCATCACCGAGACGGTGGAAGGCGTTTTGGACGGCCGCATTCTGGAAATGCCGCGCGGAGCCAACGGCTTCGGGTACGACCCGGTGTTCTATATTCCGGAAGAGGGACGCACCTTGGCGGAAATGACGGACGAAGAGAAGAACCACGTTTCTCATCGCTCGCGTGCCTATCGGGCGCTTCTTGCGCAGTTGGCGCAGGAAGAGAAGGGGGAGCGCCTATGA
- a CDS encoding metallophosphoesterase, with amino-acid sequence MTERLLLVSDTHGDLGTIVPYIRRTMGLDRILHLGDHAWDAEEMQQMLGRVVLGVRGNNDWGSPAPWEYALFVEGFSLLLTHGHRYGMHFDRVPLVQHAREQLADIVLYGHTHRFAVEKINNIWAINPGSPSRPYDGKPGCAILTLTKGEEPQVEHVVFDEK; translated from the coding sequence ATGACGGAACGCCTTTTGCTGGTTTCCGATACGCATGGCGATCTGGGAACGATCGTTCCCTATATTCGAAGGACGATGGGCCTTGATCGGATTCTCCATCTCGGTGATCATGCCTGGGATGCGGAGGAAATGCAACAGATGCTCGGCCGTGTGGTTCTCGGTGTACGCGGCAACAACGACTGGGGCTCGCCGGCACCATGGGAATACGCACTTTTTGTGGAAGGCTTTTCGCTGTTGCTCACACATGGCCATCGCTATGGCATGCATTTTGATCGAGTTCCGCTCGTTCAGCATGCGCGCGAACAGCTGGCGGATATTGTGCTTTATGGGCACACGCATCGCTTTGCTGTCGAAAAAATTAACAACATCTGGGCGATCAATCCGGGATCGCCGAGTCGACCCTATGACGGAAAACCCGGCTGCGCGATCCTCACATTGACAAAGGGCGAGGAACCGCAAGTGGAGCATGTGGTGTTCGATGAAAAGTAG
- a CDS encoding low specificity L-threonine aldolase translates to MRFDTDYIEGCHPAILQRLTETNYCKQQGYGLDEYCASARERIQKACHAPNSDVHFVTGGTQANVTVISHALRPYQGVLCAVTGHINGHETGATEARGHKVLPLPEKDAKITADQVDAYLCHYRSMEHPEHEVEPKMVYLSQPTEQGTLYSLAELEAFRSVCDRYGLYLFIDGARLGYALATPSNDVTLTDLARLTDVFYIGGTKVGAMFGEAIVIQNEEIKPQFRYSIKQNEGMLAKGRYLGLQFDTLFTDDLYTTIAANAITLADFLRDSLQEMGISFFSSSPTNQIFPIFTRSQVEALEQLHVFERWSELPDGRIAIRFCTSWATEKADLDQLLADIQQIVETVQ, encoded by the coding sequence ATGCGATTTGATACAGATTATATTGAAGGTTGTCATCCGGCTATTCTACAGCGTTTAACCGAAACCAATTACTGCAAACAACAAGGCTACGGCCTGGATGAATACTGTGCATCGGCAAGAGAGCGCATTCAAAAGGCTTGCCACGCACCCAATAGCGATGTTCATTTCGTGACCGGTGGAACGCAGGCTAATGTCACCGTAATTTCACATGCCCTGCGTCCGTATCAGGGCGTCCTATGTGCTGTAACAGGTCATATCAACGGCCACGAAACCGGCGCCACGGAGGCACGCGGCCACAAAGTCCTCCCCTTGCCGGAAAAGGACGCCAAAATCACGGCGGATCAAGTAGATGCCTATCTTTGCCATTACCGCAGCATGGAACATCCCGAACATGAAGTGGAACCGAAAATGGTTTATCTTTCGCAGCCTACCGAGCAGGGAACCCTGTACTCGTTAGCGGAGTTGGAAGCCTTCCGTTCTGTCTGTGATCGCTATGGGCTCTATCTTTTTATTGATGGGGCTCGCCTGGGTTATGCGCTGGCGACGCCATCTAACGATGTGACGCTTACCGATTTAGCGCGTCTTACCGATGTTTTTTACATCGGCGGAACCAAGGTCGGCGCCATGTTTGGCGAAGCCATTGTCATTCAAAATGAGGAGATCAAGCCGCAATTTCGCTACTCCATCAAGCAAAATGAAGGCATGCTGGCGAAAGGCCGCTATCTCGGCCTGCAATTCGATACGCTCTTTACGGATGACCTCTATACTACCATCGCAGCGAATGCCATCACCTTGGCCGATTTTCTGCGGGATTCTCTCCAGGAGATGGGCATATCCTTCTTTTCCTCTTCACCGACCAATCAGATTTTTCCGATCTTTACACGATCGCAAGTAGAGGCGTTGGAACAGCTTCACGTTTTTGAACGCTGGTCCGAGCTGCCGGATGGACGTATCGCCATTCGCTTCTGTACCAGCTGGGCTACAGAAAAGGCCGACTTGGACCAGCTGCTTGCGGATATTCAGCAAATCGTGGAAACGGTGCAATAG